A section of the Naumovozyma dairenensis CBS 421 chromosome 5, complete genome genome encodes:
- the CUE4 gene encoding Cue4p (similar to Saccharomyces cerevisiae CUE1 (YMR264W) and CUE4 (YML101C); ancestral locus Anc_8.816) encodes MSLGDLDNSTIIFITSIILGFILIKWFNMKNSNNNNDDESYAEMTMTEIKETITTFNKPKDSDEKQTITNDDQKEAPQMKKKGNRFQKRMVNDDMIEVVATMAPSLDYEQIKFDLQKTGSIEKTIENFLRGDDFPFPEKKESNIQIGEKKVDSSNLELDGLDDDDYNEEEDETYREDTMNDEEDDEEDEDYSQFADDDTNNSYDDY; translated from the coding sequence ATGTCTTTAGGTGATTTAGATAATTCAACAATCATATTCATAACATCCATTATATTAGGATTCATCCTAATAAAATGGTtcaatatgaaaaatagtaacaataacaatgatgatgaatcttATGCTGAAATGACGATGACTGAAATCAAAGAAACGATCACAACTTTCAATAAGCCAAAAGATAGTGACGAGAAACAAACAATTACTAATGACGATCAGAAAGAGGCACcacagatgaagaaaaaaggtAATCGTTTCCAAAAGAGAATGGTCAATGATGATATGATTGAAGTGGTAGCGACTATGGCTCCATCTTTAGATTATGAAcaaattaaatttgatttacaaaaaactggatccattgaaaaaactattgaaaatttcttaaGAGGTGATGATTTCCCATTCCctgaaaaaaaagaatcaaatattcaaatagGAGAAAAGAAAGTAGATTCTTCTAACTTAGAATTGGATGGActtgatgatgacgattataatgaagaagaagatgaaacaTATAGGGAAGATACTATGAATGACGAAGAagacgatgaagaagatgaagattaTTCACAATttgctgatgatgatactaaTAATAGTTACGATGATTATTAG
- the CAC2 gene encoding Cac2p (similar to Saccharomyces cerevisiae CAC2 (YML102W); ancestral locus Anc_8.817), which produces MEAANLQIYWHESQPVYSLCFEPPSLYSSSSSSSSSSATNAIDQKKLGMRLITAGGDNKIRSWSLNMSDSDLNFDSEPKTQVQKINSIDFLSSLTQHEQAINVVKFNPLGNILASAGDDGQVLLWKRHINDDVDVNDDDNNKDGTERTHIKKPFGMSNDNDDDDNLEGVKDDNNNSWFIWKRLRPNGSNTSEIYDLDWSPCGNYIVIGSMDNCIRIFQITKNKNDESSFLNNQIFSFNDHNHYVQGVVWDPMNQYILSQSADRSVNIYQLIWNHESQLISIKFKNKIIKGDLPQSIATTTTGTRQNTLDYNNLKTSYLFHNESLPSFFRRLTISPCGSLFCIPTGIFKQPIVSKDDSTSSNNSNSDPNNCVYFYTRASIISNSNRPIFTIPSLKKPALVIAFNPNFYPLSSSKDDENHHSHPYIKLPYKLIYAIATSNEILIYDTESIEPISIIGNLHYTALTDLSWSSDGTMLMISSTDGFCSYISIDAEKYFGNPFSNDEKFKIINLNRLKYEKTQTNSTTTNNNNDNSTGPSIMASTKNTVTPSNKMDIINILPVKRKNKSNDNSSTIEKKEDKSGIIIESLPLDKKMKPDEN; this is translated from the coding sequence ATGGAAGCCGCAAATCTACAAATATATTGGCATGAATCTCAACCGGTATATAGTCTCTGTTTTGAACCACCTAGTCtatattcatcatcatcatcatcatcatcatcatcagctaCTAATGCAATTgaccaaaaaaaattagggATGAGATTGATTACTGCTGGTGGAGATAACAAAATTAGATCATGGAGTTTAAATATGTCAGATTCagatttaaattttgattcAGAACCGAAAACACAAGTGCAAAAGATTAATTCAATAGATTTTCTATCCTCGTTGACTCAACATGAACAAGCTATTAACGTGGTAAAATTTAATCCCCTAGGTAATATATTAGCATCTGCTGGTGATGATGGCCAAGTATTATTATGGAAAAGAcatattaatgatgatgttgatgttaatgatgatgacaaCAACAAGGATGGTACCGAACGAACCCATATTAAAAAACCATTTGGAATGTCAaacgataatgatgatgatgataaccTCGAGGGAGTAAAAgatgacaataataattcatggTTCATATGGAAGAGATTACGTCCAAATGGTTCAAATACATCAGAAATTTACGATTTAGATTGGTCTCCATGTGGGAATTACATCGTTATTGGGTCCATGGATAATTGTATTagaattttccaaattaccaaaaacaaaaatgatgaaagctcttttttaaataatcaaatattttcattcaatgatCATAATCATTATGTACAAGGTGTAGTTTGGGATCCAATGAATCAATACATTTTATCTCAATCTGCTGATAGATCTGTcaatatttatcaattgatttGGAATCATGAAAGTCAATTGATCAGTATCAAGTTTAAAAACAAGATTATCAAAGGTGATCTACCACAATCTATTGCAACCACTACAACAGGTACAAGGCAAAATACATTggattataataatttgaaaacttcTTATCTATTCCATAATGAATCATTACCTTCATTTTTTAGAAGATTGACTATTTCACCATGTGGTTCCTTGTTTTGTATACCAACAGGTATCTTCAAGCAACCAATAGTCTCTAAAGATGATAGCACGTCTAGTAACAATTCAAACTCTGATCCAAACAATTGTGTCTATTTTTATACAAGAGCTTCCATAATATCAAATTCGAATAGACCAATATTCACCATACCGTCTTTAAAGAAACCTGCTTTAGTAATAGCATttaatccaaatttttatccattatcatcatcaaaagATGACGAGAATCATCATTCCCATCCATATATTAAACTACCGtataaattaatttatgCAATTGCCAcatcaaatgaaatattaatttatgaTACAGAATCCATTGAAccaatatcaataattggTAATTTACATTATACAGCATTGACAGATTTATCATGGTCATCAGACGGGACAATGTTAATGATATCTTCAACAGACGGATTTTGTTCATACATTTCCATTGATGCTGAGAAATATTTTGGGAACccattttcaaatgatgaaaagtttaagattattaatttgaataGATTAAAGTATGAGAAGACTCAAACGAATTCAACTACgactaataataacaatgataaTAGTACGGGACCATCGATTATGGCGTCTACTAAAAATACGGTGACACCGTCAAATAAAATGgatataattaatattcTACCTGTTAAGAGGAAAAACAAATCAAATGATAACAGTAGTACAATAGAGAAGAAGGAAGATAAGAGCGGCATAATAATAGAGTCATTGCcattagataaaaaaatgaaaccAGATGAGAATTAG
- the NUP188 gene encoding Nup188p (similar to Saccharomyces cerevisiae NUP188 (YML103C); ancestral locus Anc_8.821), with translation MIPKTTLNITSNTTSTNTNTNTNAGSIPFTYINHFLRSYVKHQRNATDINNNNNNNNNNNNIDISPLENLNHQEDDDMYDDLPSNGIISTFKKIYHYLDTNKTLFTQLTHFNTSSSASSTHDNNKRSKSISSPPEYFNKLTLRGSTFDNINKDIFHKSWIISNFLDLDFKETLKIISLITNNNNDDDENNNTTVLTIQDLIMAVLKERNAILETLLILLSNIDFPIIKDNLFNFFTIESIENISNDLISLFQSLIEENSTINYYDNIFIDEKIFLDNANANDTGKNNNNDRLVQLIDLKNSNNLIYITNLLKILTNLFLNSNPSNEIILKWCQLFNNENVLLALNSNITSFTPSLSSTTTIANANSNSNEGNSISILQSLFVVNSLLILGLDTKTSSIKILDSENHFFNNKEIFKSIHSIFINSLNFASLNDQLSLNPTLYYMWSFILYTKSIILDETFDNDNDDNDTEDFVNYVFNTKNNNEPNNNNLLETINQFASIAEHLNVLNSIEIIIQDLSNDEIYPTILSSFLAFTLNFIPINIKFSHLIKLTLSKEIPRPFVEKFLTNNLIENKIATLKTKIPLLKEGLLPFINICSTSSQFADFHLNHLNSFTTFNSSSLTESDYDINDIDPETNQDIDSDLIILKKDISVRLPVEFDSNISIIIPKDSIAKIIPITKEIATKSSTSTNDNNKDDAISILSESAPIIPAPSSIVVFFYEYNGWSMIGHILENLARNFSDLSNTNSMDQDLQQLMISIIDLIGKIVSSNELPQERINQIINELSNNSMNNMTDDIKNNNMYDGGAELNKEIFDVIFKIFETSLNKRNYQILSTCTSFTNNLVINYPHLVWSYLARSDLLDKYGKTGFANIILGTIELSTGNYDFTISLIKLTNILVIDLLVRELTLSYKTKCEVTDKLLCHLIHIYENYQFWKFNDVNQRFQIGYQLTLIFSQILYHYYGIGCGIDANKNSNKTTTNNEYQQHFISAIGKLINTFANLKALDSQAASNTLINILLSSQNDQISSKGNKSFGNLYSELINISFYFAHLLVIIRSHTGLTPGNLEVLFYQNSKKFVEIYHSSPELRSPIITLFDALIKVPRKSHILNNLVYNDKKINQEYPSLLSYLGEDHSKLFLQTLAEDLENNLNDYQLSKNIYTFIGDLMETDQEGLAILFLTGQFASSNLKDKKSLIASNENKTIFKILQRKVSELDELPVSVAIKLLTTVARVCNTLKDARFFNDDQNCIEILLDIFLSFKQSQLQNEQQREETNNRTDLPLSRKEFIKLSNKYVLIFKIMEIFALSLYSSSNSTTSKVFQLLNRKDIGTILTPFFEIHGYQMNLYESLQKEFNETYPLYDLNDFKVNQFYGSSLKNLPENAYDIQTMDLIFKNDEKWVGTCNSIGLRDRIIDLSINLQYIQNQISSTKSCGALLTSFVKLSKEPNTFIDLVINLLDLNIRYGIINHDFEGIYFGRLELCFFILFSFQKNSKSIDEKKLIEILSRLLTIFKSNDVNYLKSVADPNRASTTFDFYIPILRSILIILTLSTSRTQFIELLSDQLLEFFEFSFSNGVQLIFSQVLSDISQCKLDIGSKEDRLINFEKRKHSLNLLLSLFKTLVSLKPTEHFNMLLASSLNDMGTIKVILNVYSSADYYKSKDDPTIGTIVLPYITSLCSVPPIAEKFITNGMFTILLESPLSKVLQQGFIRPRLEPKLHSLWSNGLLVIIQILLRDFGSRVLPECCLFISYFSKQIKSTIFSWSDNNRLVISTSLLNETWQLVLIQKMLDDLNYKKYLGENLSNENDVGTTVSETDKTFELVSGLDYQYERRDLYAVLNKLLTHPRYLNSRIISSTVEEQQLLDDESTRTVFVAQLKKSIKDLQDFLIQDEL, from the coding sequence ATGATTCCCAAGACAACGCTAAACATAACTTCGAATACGACGAgtacaaatacaaatacaaacacAAATGCAGGTTCAATTCCATTCACTTATATTAATCATTTCCTAAGGTCATACGTTAAACATCAGAGAAATGCAACTgacattaataataataataataataataataataataataatatagaCATATCTCCattggaaaatttaaatcatcaagaagatgatgatatgtATGATGATCTTCCCTCTAATGGTATCATATCCAcatttaagaaaatttatcattatttggatACAAATAAAACCTTATTCACTCAATTGACTCATTTTAATACATCATCATCCGCATCATCAACacatgataataataaaagatcGAAATCGATATCATCTCCTCcagaatatttcaataagtTAACTTTAAGAGGTTCTacttttgataatattaataaagatatcTTTCATAAATCTTGgattatttcaaatttcttagATTTGGATTTTAAAGaaactttgaaaattatatcattaataacaaataataataacgatgatgatgaaaataataatacaactGTCCTAACTATACAAGATTTAATTATGGCTGTATTAAAGGAAAGAAACGCAATCTTAGAAACTTTATTAATCCTTTTATCGAATATAGATTTCCCTATTATTAAAGAtaatttgttcaattttttcaccattgaatcaattgaaaatatttcaaatgatcTAATATCACTTTTTCAATctttaattgaagaaaattcaactataaattattatgataatattttcattgatgaaaaaatatttctagATAACGCTAACGCTAACGATACGggtaaaaataataataacgatagATTagttcaattaattgatttgaaaaattcaaataatttgatttatatcacaaatttattgaaaattctaacaaatttattcttaaattcaaatccatcaaatgaaataatattaaaatgGTGTCAATTATTCAACAATGAAAATGTTTTATTAgcattaaattcaaatataacATCCTTCACACCATCTCTATCAtccacaacaacaattgcTAACgctaattctaattctaatgaaggaaattcaatttcaatctTACAATCTTTATTCGTtgttaattcattattaatattaggGTTAGATACAAAGACTTCATCAATCAAAATTCTAGATTCAGAAaatcatttcttcaataataaagaaatatttaaatctattcattcaattttcattaattctttaaatttcgcttcattaaatgatcaattatctttaaatccaacattatattatatgtGGTCATTCATACTTTACACAAAATCAATCATTTTAGATGAAACTTTCGATAATgacaatgatgataatgatacaGAAGATTTTGTAAACTACGTCTTTAACactaaaaataataatgaaccaaataacaataaccTATTAGAAACAATTAACCAATTTGCATCTATTGCTGAACATTTAAATGTTTTAAATTCCattgaaattatcattCAAGATCtatcaaatgatgaaatttatCCAACtatattatcttcatttcTAGCATTCACATTGAATTTTATTCCcatcaatattaaattttctcatttaatcaaattaaCTTTATCTAAAGAAATTCCAAGACCATTCGTGGAAAAATTCTTAACaaataatttgattgaaaataaaatagcaactttgaaaacaaaaatccCATTATTAAAGGAAGGATTGTTACCCTTTATAAACATTTGTTCAACAAGTTCTCAATTCGCtgattttcatttaaatcatttaaattcattcacaacatttaattcttcttcattaacTGAATCTGATtatgatattaatgatatagACCCAGAAACAAACCAGGATATTGACTCCGATTTaattatattgaaaaaggaTATATCAGTAAGATTACCTGTTGAATTcgattcaaatatttcaattataattccTAAAGATTCAATAGCTAAAATTATTCCAATCACAAAAGAAATTGCGAcaaaatcatcaacatcaacaaatGACAACAATAAGGATGACGccatatcaatattatcagaATCAGCACCAATTATACCTGCACCTTCTTCAATAGTGGTTTTCTTCTATGAATATAATGGTTGGTCAATGATTGGTCATATCTTGGAAAATTTAGcaagaaatttttcagatttaAGTAATACTAATTCAATGGATCAAGATTTACAACAATTAATGATATCCATTATAGATTTAATTGGTAAAATCGtttcatcaaatgaattaccacaagaaagaataaatcaaattataaatgaattgtcaaataattcaatgaataatatGACTGACGacataaaaaataataatatgtaCGATGGTGGTGCTGAATTGAATAAGGAAATTTTTGATgtcatttttaaaatttttgaaacttCTTTAAATAAGAGAAATTACCAAATTTTAAGTACTTGTACATCATTTACTAATAATTTGGTTATAAATTATCCACATTTAGTTTGGTCATATTTAGCAAGATCAGATTTGTTAGATAAATATGGTAAAACTGGATTTgcaaatattatattggGTACCATTGAATTATCCACTGGAAATTATGATTTCacaatttcattaatcaaattaaCAAACATTTTAGtcattgatttattagTAAGAGAACTTACTTTATCATATAAGACTAAATGTGAAGTCactgataaattattatgtCATTTGATCCATATTTatgaaaattatcaattttggaaatttaaTGACGTTAACCAAAGATTCCAAATAGGTTACCAATTAACCTTAATATTTTCCCAAAttttatatcattattatggAATCGGCTGTGGAATTGATGCCAATAAGAACAGCAACAAAACAACaactaataatgaataCCAACAACATTTCATATCTGCAATTGGTAAACTCATTAATACGTTTGCCAATCTTAAAGCATTGGATTCTCAAGCAGCATCCAATACActaattaatattttattatcttctcaaaatgatcaaatttcatcaaagGGTAATAAATCATTCGGTAACCTTTATTCAGAATTGattaatatatctttttattttgcaCATCTATTGGTTATTATAAGAAGTCATACAGGATTAACCCCAGGCAACTTAGAAGTATTGttttatcaaaattctAAAAAATTTGTCGAAATTTATCACTCATCCCCTGAATTAAGATCTCCAATAATTACTTTATTCGATGCTTTGATTAAAGTTCCAAGAAAGTCTCATATCCTTAACAATTTGGTTTACAATGATAAGAAGATTAATCAGGAATATCCATCCTTATTATCATACTTAGGTGAAGATCATTCGAAGTTATTTCTGCAAACTCTTGCTGAGGATTTGGAAAACAATTTAAACGATTATCAATTatctaaaaatatttacacTTTCATTGGTGATCTGATGGAGACAGATCAAGAGGGGTTAGCTATTTTATTCTTAACTGGACAATTTGCATCTTCAAATCTTAAGGATAAGAAAAGCTTAATCGCtagtaatgaaaataagaccattttcaaaattttacAAAGGAAAGTATCAGAACTAGACGAATTACCTGTTTCTGTGGCAATAAAATTGTTAACCACCGTTGCCCGAGTTTGTAATACTTTGAAAGATGCACGTTTCTTCAATGATGATCAGAACTGTATCGAAATTTTACTAGATATATTCCTTTCCTTCAAGCAATCTCAACTTCAAAACGAACAGCAACGAGAAGAAACGAATAATCGTACCGATTTACCATTATCAAGgaaagaatttattaaactGTCCAATAAGTatgttttgatttttaaaattatgGAAATCTTTGCATTGAGTTTATACTCATCATCAAACAGCACTACTTCCAAAGTTTTTCAACTGTTGAATCGTAAAGATATCGGTACAATCTTAACTCCATTTTTCGAGATACATGGttatcaaatgaatttataTGAATCTCTTCAAAAGGAGTTCAATGAGACGTATCCATTAtatgatttgaatgatttcaaaGTGAACCAATTCTATGGTTCttctttaaagaatttgcCAGAAAATGCCTACGATATACAGACAATGGATTTAATTTTCAagaatgatgaaaaatggGTCGGCACATGCAACTCCATTGGATTGAGGGATAGAATAATTGATCTTTCCATTAATCTTCAATACAtccaaaatcaaatatcatcaacaaaatCATGTGGTGCTTTATTGACTTCATTCGTGAAATTATCTAAAGAACCAAACACCTTTATCGATTTGGTGATAAATTTGCTGGACCTAAACATCAGATATGGTATTATAAATCATGATTTTGAAGGTATATATTTTGGTAGACTTGAATTATgctttttcattttgttttctttccaaaaaaattcTAAGAGTATcgatgaaaaaaaattaatcgAGATTCTTTCTCGATTATTAACAATCTTTAAATCAAATGATGTTAACTACTTGAAAAGCGTCGCAGATCCGAACAGGGCTTCAACAACTTTTGATTTTTATATACCAATATTGAGATCTATCTTAATTATACTCACATTGTCGACTTCAAGAACtcaatttattgaattattatctgaCCAACTTTTGGAATTCTTCGAATTTTCCTTCTCTAATGGTGTAcaattaatcttttcacAAGTATTATCAGATATCAGCCAATGTAAACTGGACATTGGTTCGAAAGAGGATAGATTGAttaactttgaaaaaagaaaacatagCCTGaatctattattatcattattcaaAACGCTCGTCTCATTAAAGCCGACTGAACATTTTAATATGCTATTAGCATCTTCGTTAAATGATATGGGTACCATTAAAGTGATTTTAAATGTCTATTCGAGTGCAGATTATTATAAATCTAAGGATGATCCTACCATTGGAACCATTGTTTTACCATACATCACATCTCTTTGCTCCGTGCCGCCAATAGCAGAAAAATTCATCACTAATGGAATGTTTACCATATTATTAGAAAGTCCCTTGTCTAAAGTATTGCAGCAAGGATTTATTAGACCAAGATTGGAACCTAAATTACACAGTCTTTGGAGTAATGGATTACTcgtaataattcaaatattgttAAGAGATTTCGGTTCAAGAGTTTTACCTGAATGTTGTCTGTTTATTTCATATTTCAGTAAACAAATTAAAAGTACAATATTTAGTTGGtctgataataatagattGGTTATATCGACGTCGTTGCTTAATGAAACTTGGCAATTAGTGTTGATACAGAAAATGCTGGATGACttaaattacaagaaatacTTAGGTGAAAATCTTTCCAATGAGAACGATGTTGGAACAACTGTATCAGAAACTGATAAAACTTTCGAGCTCGTTAGTGGATTAGACTATCAATATGAAAGAAGAGACTTGTATGCTGTCTTAAATAAGTTATTAACGCACCCAAgatatttgaattcaagAATAATATCCAGTACTGTCGAAGAGCAGCAATTGCTAGATGATGAATCTACTAGAACAGTATTCGTTGCACAACtcaaaaaatcaattaaagatCTTCAAGATTTTCTCATCCAAGatgaattataa